In Nitrososphaerales archaeon, the following proteins share a genomic window:
- the gcvT gene encoding glycine cleavage system aminomethyltransferase GcvT, with the protein MCEQKIPSHHPHKVTHLYSYHKEHGQLIPFANYLLPVWFKGITEEHLAVRNSAGVFDVSHMGRFIIRGREAIKFLDYLLPTALAKIYDGRCFYSVMCNEKGGILDDLVTLRIKEDEFIMVVNAINREKDFNWLSKVSVNFDVDIIDITDESALIALQGPQAPIILQKIVDVNLSNVKRYHHTSAKIDGISVQISRTGYTGEDGFEILIPQCPVDEPIKAEKIWNMILEVGKDVNILPCGLGARDTLRLEAGMILYGQDVDENTTPLEARLDWLIPTDKISDYVGKHAILEQRRKGVEKIRVGFVMKERGIPRNGYEILSDGKVVGRVTSGTFSPILRKGIGMGYISKSLDRVGGVLQISIRGALNDAIITTFPFYDTEKYGWNRKR; encoded by the coding sequence ATGTGTGAGCAAAAGATCCCTTCTCACCATCCACATAAGGTAACACACCTCTATTCTTACCATAAAGAGCACGGCCAATTGATACCATTCGCCAACTACCTTTTACCAGTATGGTTCAAGGGTATTACTGAAGAGCATCTGGCGGTGAGAAATTCTGCAGGTGTATTTGACGTATCCCATATGGGTCGATTCATAATAAGGGGTAGAGAGGCGATCAAATTCTTAGACTATCTACTACCTACAGCATTGGCGAAGATATACGATGGCAGGTGCTTCTACTCCGTCATGTGTAACGAAAAGGGTGGGATACTGGACGATTTGGTAACCCTGAGGATAAAAGAAGATGAGTTTATCATGGTGGTAAATGCCATCAATCGGGAGAAGGATTTTAATTGGCTCTCCAAGGTATCTGTGAATTTTGATGTGGATATAATCGATATTACCGATGAATCTGCTCTGATCGCATTACAAGGCCCTCAGGCACCGATAATCCTTCAGAAGATCGTCGATGTCAACCTCTCCAATGTAAAGAGGTATCACCATACTTCAGCAAAGATAGATGGTATTAGTGTACAGATATCACGAACTGGATACACTGGCGAAGACGGCTTCGAAATTTTAATCCCCCAATGCCCTGTAGATGAACCTATAAAGGCTGAAAAGATCTGGAATATGATCCTTGAAGTAGGAAAAGATGTAAATATCCTACCCTGTGGCCTAGGTGCACGTGATACATTGAGATTAGAGGCTGGCATGATACTTTATGGCCAGGATGTCGATGAAAATACTACACCCTTAGAAGCAAGATTGGACTGGTTAATACCTACCGATAAGATAAGTGATTACGTGGGCAAGCATGCGATCCTGGAACAGAGGAGGAAAGGTGTGGAGAAGATCAGGGTAGGCTTTGTGATGAAAGAGAGAGGGATACCACGCAATGGTTATGAAATTTTGAGCGATGGTAAGGTTGTAGGTAGAGTAACGAGTGGGACATTTTCACCGATCTTAAGAAAGGGTATTGGTATGGGCTATATATCGAAAAGTCTGGATCGAGTAGGGGGAGTGCTACAGATATCTATTCGAGGAGCATTGAACGATGCAATTATAACGACCTTTCCCTTTTACGATACAGAAAAGTATGGATGGAATAGAAAAAGATAA
- a CDS encoding YbjQ family protein: protein MILTTTETIPGYEIERVIGFVEGSSVRTVHLGKHIRGFFRRIVGGELTYYSDLLDRARSEACKRMIEKAERLGADAIIGVRYMTAMIAAGASEITVYGTAVKLKRI from the coding sequence ATGATCCTCACCACCACCGAAACGATCCCTGGGTATGAAATTGAGAGAGTGATAGGATTCGTAGAGGGGAGCTCCGTCAGGACTGTGCACTTGGGCAAACATATTAGAGGTTTTTTCAGAAGGATCGTTGGAGGGGAGTTGACTTACTACAGTGATCTTCTAGATAGAGCGAGGAGTGAAGCCTGTAAGAGGATGATCGAGAAGGCTGAAAGGTTGGGGGCTGATGCTATAATCGGTGTTAGATACATGACGGCTATGATAGCTGCTGGAGCATCTGAAATTACTGTATATGGGACTGCTGTGAAGCTAAAGCGAATATAA